From the Martelella mediterranea DSM 17316 genome, one window contains:
- a CDS encoding GolD/DthD family dehydrogenase has protein sequence MASSPEFSLAGKVAVVTGAASGIGAAIARAFAAKGARVAILDMNRDAADAMAAELDGAKAFACNVTESDSIEAAVSDVKAALGEIDILVNSAGIVDLAPAEELSKAAWDRTIAVNLTGTYLMCQAVGRAMIAAGKGGRIVNLASQAGSVAIEGHVAYCATKFAVIGVTKTLALEWGKHGITANSISPTVVMTDLGRKAWEGEKGEAMKAQIPSGRFAEPEEIAAAAVFLASDEAAMINGADLLVDGGYTVR, from the coding sequence ATGGCGTCTTCCCCTGAATTTTCACTTGCCGGCAAGGTCGCGGTTGTCACCGGCGCGGCATCCGGCATCGGCGCGGCGATTGCCCGGGCGTTTGCTGCCAAGGGCGCGCGCGTCGCCATTCTCGACATGAACCGCGATGCGGCCGATGCCATGGCCGCCGAGCTTGACGGCGCGAAGGCCTTCGCATGCAACGTCACCGAAAGCGACAGCATCGAAGCTGCGGTCTCCGACGTCAAAGCGGCACTCGGCGAGATCGATATTCTCGTCAACTCCGCCGGCATTGTCGACCTCGCCCCCGCCGAAGAACTTTCGAAGGCCGCGTGGGACCGCACCATCGCCGTCAACCTGACCGGCACCTATCTGATGTGCCAGGCCGTCGGGCGCGCGATGATTGCCGCTGGCAAGGGCGGGCGGATCGTCAACCTTGCAAGCCAGGCCGGCTCGGTCGCCATCGAAGGCCATGTCGCCTACTGCGCCACAAAATTCGCCGTCATCGGCGTCACCAAGACGCTGGCGCTGGAATGGGGCAAACACGGCATCACCGCCAATTCGATCTCGCCCACCGTGGTGATGACCGATCTCGGCCGCAAGGCATGGGAAGGCGAAAAGGGCGAGGCGATGAAGGCCCAGATCCCGAGCGGCCGCTTTGCCGAGCCGGAAGAAATCGCCGCCGCCGCCGTGTTCCTCGCTTCCGATGAGGCGGCGATGATCAACGGCGCGGACCTTCTTGTCGATGGCGGCTACACCGTCCGGTAA